One region of Oncorhynchus nerka isolate Pitt River linkage group LG22, Oner_Uvic_2.0, whole genome shotgun sequence genomic DNA includes:
- the LOC135563862 gene encoding cilia- and flagella-associated protein 251-like: KMEEEEEVEEEVEEEEEEVEEEEEEEGEEEEMEEEEVEEEEEEVEEMDEGVEGEEEEKMEEEEEVEVEEEEEEEEVEEEEEEEGEVEEEEEEMEEEEVEEEEEEEGEEEEEEEMEEEEEVEEEEEEEGEEEEEEEEEEGEEEEEEMEEEEVEEEEEVEEEEEEEGEEEEEGEEEEEEVEEEEEGEEEEEGEEEEEEMEEEEVEEEEEVEEEEEEEGEEEEEGEEEEEGEEEEMARTHRATTQMAPFRLEQIRSSGLMVYY; encoded by the exons aagatggaggaggaggaggaggtggaggaggaggtggaggaggaggaggaggaggtggaggaagaggaggaggaggagggagaggaggaggagatggaggaggaggaggtggaggaggaagaggaggaggtggaggagatggatgagggggtggagggggaggaggaggagaagatggaggaggaggaggaggtggaggtggaggaggaggag gaggaggaggaggtggaggaagaggaggaggaggagggagaggtggaggaggaggaggaggagatggaggaggaggaggtggaggaagaggaggaggaggagggagaggaggaggaggaggaggagatggaggaggaggaggaggtggaggaagaggaggaggaggagggagaggaggaggaggagg aggaggaggaagagggagaggaggaggaggaggagatggaggaggaggaggtggaggaagaggaggaggtggaggaagaggaggaggaggagggagaggaggaggaggagggagaggaggaggaggaggaggtggaggaagaggaggagggagaggaggaggaagagggagaggaggaggaggaggagatggaggaggaggaggtggaggaagaggaggaggtggaggaagaggaggaggaggagggagaggaggaggaggagggagaggaggaggaggagggagaggaggaggagatggccaGAACTCACAGGGCCACTACTCAAATGGCACCGTTCAGACTTGAACAGATCAGAAGTAGTGGACTAATGGTGTACTACTGA
- the LOC135563845 gene encoding cilia- and flagella-associated protein 251-like, with protein EEEEEEEEEEEEEEEEEEEEEEEGEEEEEEEEEEEEEEEEEGEEEEEEEEEEEEEEEGEEEEGEEEEEEEEEEEEEEEGEEEEEEEEEEEEEEEKEEGEEEEEEEEEEEEEGEEEEEEEEEEEEEEGEEEEEEEEEEEEEEEEEEEGEEEEEEEEEEEEEGEEEEEEEEEEEEEGEEEEGEEEEEEEEEGEEEEGEEEGEEEEEEEEEEEEE; from the coding sequence gaagaagaagaggaagaagaagaagaagaagaggaagaagaagaagaagaagaagaggaagaagaagaaggagaagaagaagaagaggaagaagaagaagaagaagaagaggaagaggaagaaggagaagaagaagaagaggaagaagaagaagaagaggaagaagaagaaggagaagaagaagaaggagaagaagaagaagaggaagaagaagaagaagaagaagaagaagaaggagaagaagaagaagaagaagaggaagaggaagaagaagaagaagaaaaagaagaaggagaagaagaagaagaggaagaagaagaagaagaagaagaaggagaagaagaagaagaagaagaagaagaagaggaagaagaagaaggagaagaagaagaagaggaagaagaagaagaagaagaagaagaagaggaagaagaagaaggagaagaagaagaagaggaagaagaagaagaagaagaagaaggagaagaagaagaagaagaagaagaggaagaggaagaagaaggagaagaagaagaaggagaagaagaagaagaggaagaagaagaaggagaagaagaagaaggagaagaagaaggagaagaagaagaagaagaagaagaagaagaagaggaagaa